In Bradyrhizobium lablabi, one DNA window encodes the following:
- a CDS encoding ABC transporter ATP-binding protein: protein MADALVIRGLSKRFGGLRAVQDVSFTVKENETLALIGPNGAGKTTSFHLITGFHRPDQGSVSAFGKEIVGLKPHDICAHGLARTFQVAKPFGAMTVLANVMTGAFLRDKHVAAARDKAREAIEFVGLSAREHTAAKDLTTIDQRRLEMARALATQPRLLLLDEVMAGLNPAEIDQAVALVGKLSQRGLTIIIVEHVMRAIMAVARHIVVLDHGQKIAEGAPKEIVENPEVIRAYLGSYVHPPTAGES, encoded by the coding sequence ATGGCAGACGCGCTGGTCATTCGTGGTCTTTCAAAACGGTTCGGCGGCTTGCGCGCCGTGCAGGATGTCAGCTTTACCGTGAAGGAAAACGAAACGCTCGCTTTGATCGGGCCGAACGGCGCCGGTAAGACCACGAGCTTTCATCTGATCACCGGATTTCACCGGCCAGACCAGGGTTCAGTCTCGGCCTTCGGCAAGGAAATCGTAGGCTTAAAGCCCCACGACATCTGCGCGCATGGTTTGGCGCGCACCTTCCAGGTCGCAAAACCGTTCGGCGCCATGACGGTGCTCGCCAACGTCATGACCGGTGCGTTCCTGCGCGACAAGCATGTGGCCGCGGCGCGCGACAAGGCCCGCGAGGCGATCGAGTTCGTCGGCCTTTCGGCCAGGGAACATACGGCGGCGAAGGATCTGACCACCATCGATCAGCGCCGCCTGGAGATGGCGCGCGCGCTGGCGACGCAGCCGCGGCTCCTGCTGCTCGACGAGGTCATGGCCGGGCTCAATCCCGCCGAGATCGATCAGGCGGTCGCGCTGGTCGGAAAACTGTCGCAACGGGGTTTGACCATCATCATCGTCGAGCACGTGATGCGCGCGATCATGGCGGTCGCGCGCCATATCGTGGTGCTCGATCACGGCCAGAAGATCGCCGAGGGCGCGCCGAAGGAGATCGTGGAAAATCCGGAAGTGATCCGCGCGTATCTGGGCTCCTATGTGCACCCACCGACCGCGGGAGAGAGTTAA
- a CDS encoding branched-chain amino acid ABC transporter permease translates to MTTLGLSTRSLVLLAIGIAVLIALPQVVKSSFAVDIFIRILLFSFIGVAWNLMGGYARQLSLGHAAYFGLGAYTSTILQIDFDISPWLGMIAGGVVAMLASLPIGWLCFRLRGPYFTIATIATAQALMLIFLKFRDLAWGAEGTTIPNLGSAPLMMQFETKASYYYVVLGLLAVGLLITWLIERSWMGYYLVAIGEDEDAAEAIGVNAPRMKRDIYLISAFLTALAGTFYTQYIYFIDPATAFSFSISIEAALVSIVGGIGTLWGPVIGTVLLETTSTLLQSWLGGSIGGVQLTVYALILMAVILWRPTGLMGMMVEAYHRYIIRKPARA, encoded by the coding sequence ATGACGACACTGGGCCTCAGCACGCGCAGCCTCGTCTTGCTCGCGATCGGTATCGCCGTTCTCATCGCCTTGCCGCAGGTGGTGAAAAGCTCGTTCGCGGTCGATATCTTCATCCGCATCCTGCTGTTCTCCTTCATCGGTGTCGCCTGGAATTTGATGGGCGGTTACGCAAGGCAGCTTTCGCTGGGGCATGCCGCCTATTTCGGGCTCGGCGCCTACACCTCGACCATCCTGCAGATCGATTTTGACATTTCGCCCTGGCTCGGGATGATCGCCGGCGGCGTGGTCGCGATGCTGGCAAGCCTGCCGATCGGCTGGCTGTGTTTTCGGTTGCGCGGCCCGTATTTTACCATTGCCACCATCGCGACCGCGCAGGCGCTGATGCTGATTTTTCTAAAATTTCGCGATCTGGCCTGGGGCGCCGAGGGCACCACGATTCCGAATCTCGGCAGCGCGCCGCTGATGATGCAGTTCGAGACCAAGGCCTCGTATTACTACGTCGTGCTCGGCCTGCTCGCGGTCGGACTCCTGATCACATGGCTGATCGAACGATCGTGGATGGGCTATTACCTCGTCGCGATCGGCGAGGACGAAGACGCGGCTGAGGCGATCGGCGTCAACGCGCCGCGAATGAAACGCGACATCTACCTGATCAGCGCCTTTCTCACCGCGCTCGCCGGCACGTTTTACACGCAATACATCTACTTCATCGATCCCGCGACCGCGTTTTCCTTCAGCATTTCGATCGAAGCCGCGCTGGTGTCGATCGTCGGCGGCATCGGCACCTTATGGGGCCCGGTGATCGGCACCGTGTTGCTGGAGACCACCTCGACGCTGCTGCAAAGCTGGCTCGGCGGTTCGATCGGCGGCGTGCAGCTCACCGTCTACGCCCTGATTCTGATGGCGGTGATCCTGTGGCGGCCGACCGGGCTGATGGGCATGATGGTTGAAGCGTATCACCGCTATATCATCCGCAAGCCGGCGCGGGCGTAA
- a CDS encoding ABC transporter substrate-binding protein has product MKRDRKNSANKADRIKGSPRRQGRREFLLKTGGLLAAGAFGAVPLRGWAADPVNIGALYPTTGSMAQIGVGCVAAAKLAVEMVNDAGGIKSLGGAKLNLIISDVQSDTTVTRTETDRLITGNKLSAIHGCFASALTLIASEVAERAKVPLITGSSSDQLNKGRTYTFTPFARASQFARAQLQMSKLVSDTPKVAVIFENTAFGTSTSNGLKELAPSEGVEIVMFEPYSAGFTDASPLINKVKSSGANALFSVSYLNDLILIVRTVKQVGLNIAINGGSGGFVIPDFYKNVGKLAEGLQGVAHWNHDMDANCEKVNTEYKKRTGEFLFEYAGGLVAQTFMIADALERAASTDPQKVREALSTLDVSSGYAAMAPGGKVKFGPDGKNVFGRPVGVQWQDGDLASVFPKEDARKPLMKT; this is encoded by the coding sequence ATGAAGAGAGACCGCAAGAATTCCGCCAACAAGGCTGACCGGATCAAGGGATCGCCGAGGCGGCAGGGCCGCCGCGAATTTCTCCTCAAGACCGGCGGCCTGCTTGCGGCGGGCGCCTTCGGTGCGGTGCCGCTGCGCGGCTGGGCCGCCGATCCCGTCAATATCGGCGCGCTTTACCCGACCACCGGCAGCATGGCGCAGATCGGCGTCGGTTGCGTCGCCGCCGCCAAGCTCGCAGTCGAGATGGTCAATGACGCCGGCGGCATCAAGTCGCTCGGCGGCGCCAAACTCAATCTGATCATCTCCGACGTGCAGAGCGATACCACGGTGACGCGGACCGAGACCGACCGGCTGATCACCGGCAACAAATTGTCCGCGATCCATGGCTGTTTCGCCAGCGCCTTGACGCTGATCGCGAGCGAAGTCGCCGAGCGCGCCAAGGTGCCGCTGATCACCGGCTCCAGCTCGGACCAGCTCAACAAAGGACGCACCTACACGTTCACGCCGTTCGCGCGCGCCTCGCAGTTTGCCCGCGCGCAGTTGCAGATGTCGAAACTGGTCAGCGATACGCCAAAGGTCGCCGTGATCTTCGAGAATACCGCGTTCGGCACCTCGACCTCGAACGGGCTGAAGGAACTGGCGCCCAGCGAGGGCGTCGAGATCGTGATGTTCGAGCCCTATTCGGCCGGCTTTACCGACGCGAGCCCGTTGATCAACAAGGTCAAATCATCAGGCGCCAATGCGCTGTTCTCGGTGTCCTATCTGAACGACCTCATCCTGATCGTGCGCACCGTGAAGCAGGTCGGCCTCAATATCGCGATCAACGGCGGTTCCGGCGGCTTTGTCATTCCGGACTTTTACAAGAACGTGGGAAAACTTGCCGAAGGGCTGCAAGGCGTGGCGCACTGGAACCACGACATGGACGCCAATTGCGAGAAGGTGAATACCGAATACAAGAAGCGCACCGGCGAATTCCTGTTCGAATATGCCGGCGGCCTGGTGGCGCAGACGTTTATGATTGCCGATGCGCTGGAACGCGCCGCTTCCACCGATCCGCAAAAGGTGCGCGAGGCGTTGTCGACGCTCGATGTGTCCTCGGGATACGCGGCGATGGCGCCTGGAGGAAAAGTAAAATTCGGACCGGACGGCAAGAATGTCTTTGGCCGCCCGGTCGGCGTGCAGTGGCAGGATGGTGATCTCGCCAGCGTGTTTCCGAAGGAAGACGCCCGCAAGCCGCTGATGAAAACGTAA
- a CDS encoding GntR family transcriptional regulator produces MPASPVREPAAVIIAKRIEEDIVLGRRLPRERLVEQDLCDLFETHRGDVRLALFELEKKGLVERIPNRGALVRGLTPQEVMEIYAVREELEVMAVRIIPFPVHGKAIERLEQLQRQHTSAVASGDLLTVFYSNLSFHRVLYGLCGNACLIETIDLLAQKVYGIRSYSNAFPEQLDRARRDHLEMIKALRGSRRDDLVALTRRHLKPSPEAYIKAYERRFGKADLAPAH; encoded by the coding sequence ATGCCGGCATCGCCTGTGCGCGAACCTGCGGCGGTGATCATCGCAAAGCGCATCGAGGAGGACATCGTCCTCGGGCGGCGGCTACCGAGGGAGCGCCTGGTCGAGCAGGATCTGTGCGATCTGTTCGAGACCCATCGCGGCGACGTGCGGCTCGCGCTGTTCGAGCTGGAAAAAAAGGGTCTCGTGGAGCGCATCCCCAATCGCGGCGCACTGGTTCGCGGATTGACGCCGCAGGAGGTGATGGAGATCTACGCGGTCCGCGAAGAGCTTGAAGTGATGGCGGTCCGCATCATCCCGTTTCCGGTTCACGGCAAGGCTATCGAGCGGCTGGAGCAACTGCAGCGACAGCATACCTCAGCCGTTGCCTCCGGCGACTTGCTCACCGTGTTTTACAGCAACCTCAGTTTTCACCGGGTTTTGTACGGTCTCTGCGGCAATGCCTGCCTGATCGAAACCATCGATCTCCTGGCGCAAAAGGTCTACGGCATCAGATCCTATTCCAATGCATTTCCCGAGCAGCTCGACCGCGCCCGCCGCGATCATCTCGAGATGATCAAGGCGCTGCGCGGCTCGCGCCGGGACGATTTGGTGGCGCTGACCCGGCGCCATCTGAAGCCGTCGCCGGAAGCCTATATAAAGGCTTACGAGCGCCGGTTCGGTAAAGCCGACCTGGCGCCCGCGCATTGA
- a CDS encoding tetratricopeptide repeat protein has product MPVSLEALAAAILLVVAPPAVAASADDNPCAKAQSDEAVTACHAATALWERGRAAAREGDLERAITELDAAIRTDPTFAAAYNSRGVVFRRQHKPDRAIADLSEAIRLDPGGAIAFSNRGRVYEEMRELGSAQADFDRAIALDPKLTSAWYGRALVHHARREFDAAIAAFNEALALDPRNAVGYANRAEAYYGKGDLDRAMADYDEALRLNPRYVAALNNRGHAHQEKGDYDAAIADFSAVITIDPNDVDALHNRAAAYVRKLEFDRAIADCDRAVALNPHDGTAFVNRGSAHAYKRDYIRAIADYSEAIRIDPDDIDALYGRGGAYEEVGDYVHAAGDYAHLLRLSPVFRDVRERLRRTSKAR; this is encoded by the coding sequence ATGCCCGTCAGTCTTGAGGCCTTGGCCGCGGCCATCCTGCTCGTGGTCGCACCGCCCGCAGTCGCTGCGTCCGCCGACGACAACCCCTGCGCCAAGGCCCAAAGCGATGAGGCGGTCACAGCGTGCCACGCGGCTACCGCGCTGTGGGAGCGCGGCCGGGCTGCCGCTCGCGAAGGCGACCTTGAGCGGGCGATTACGGAGCTCGATGCGGCGATCCGCACCGATCCGACGTTTGCGGCCGCGTATAACAGCCGCGGCGTGGTGTTCCGCCGCCAGCACAAGCCTGATCGGGCGATCGCCGATCTCAGCGAGGCCATCCGGCTCGACCCCGGCGGCGCGATCGCCTTCAGCAATCGCGGCCGCGTCTACGAAGAAATGCGGGAGTTGGGCTCGGCGCAGGCCGACTTCGACCGGGCTATCGCGCTGGATCCGAAGCTTACGAGCGCGTGGTACGGCCGGGCGCTCGTTCATCACGCCCGCCGCGAGTTCGACGCCGCGATCGCCGCGTTCAACGAGGCGCTGGCGCTCGATCCGCGCAACGCGGTCGGCTACGCCAACCGGGCGGAAGCCTACTACGGCAAGGGCGACCTCGACCGCGCCATGGCCGACTATGACGAGGCGCTGCGGCTCAATCCACGCTATGTCGCAGCCCTCAACAACCGCGGCCACGCCCATCAGGAGAAGGGCGATTACGACGCCGCCATCGCGGATTTCAGCGCCGTCATCACGATCGATCCGAACGACGTCGACGCCCTGCACAACCGCGCCGCCGCCTACGTGCGCAAGCTCGAATTCGACCGCGCCATCGCCGATTGCGACCGCGCCGTCGCGCTCAACCCGCATGACGGCACGGCTTTCGTGAACCGCGGCAGCGCCCATGCGTATAAGCGCGATTATATCCGCGCCATCGCCGATTATTCGGAAGCGATCCGGATCGATCCCGACGATATCGACGCCCTCTACGGACGCGGCGGCGCCTATGAGGAAGTGGGCGACTACGTCCACGCCGCCGGAGACTACGCGCATCTGCTTCGGCTCAGCCCCGTTTTCCGCGACGTGCGCGAGCGACTGCGGCGCACAAGCAAGGCGCGGTAG
- a CDS encoding glycosyltransferase family 4 protein, translating into MRIAQVAPLTEAVPPKLYGGTERVVHWLTEELVALGNEVTLFASGDSRTSAKLDATWPKALRLDGSVRDPNALHMVMLERVRQKCDDEEFDFLHFHLDYYPFSLFSRQPTPFLTTLHGRLDLPEHQPVFDTFASVPVISISNAQRRPVPQANWVRTIHHGLPEQLLTPQAMRPSYLAVLGRIAPEKGVDRAIKIAVRCGIPLKIAAKVDRADQDYYDELIRPLIEQNPLVEYIGEIGDPEKSEFLSGAIGLLVPIDWPEPFGLVMIEAMACGTPVIAYNRGSVAEIIDDGLTGFVVEDETSAVAAVGRLSALSRQAIRKQFEARFTARRMALDYLSAYRGLMEAAKPRIKLVSSAE; encoded by the coding sequence ATGCGCATCGCGCAGGTTGCTCCGCTGACGGAGGCTGTTCCCCCGAAACTCTACGGCGGCACCGAACGAGTGGTACACTGGCTGACCGAGGAACTCGTAGCACTTGGGAACGAAGTCACCCTCTTCGCAAGTGGCGATTCCCGCACCTCAGCGAAACTTGATGCGACATGGCCGAAGGCGCTGCGCCTTGACGGTTCCGTCCGCGACCCAAACGCCCTGCACATGGTGATGCTGGAGCGGGTGCGGCAGAAATGCGACGACGAGGAATTCGACTTCCTGCACTTCCATCTCGACTATTATCCGTTCTCGCTATTCTCCCGGCAGCCGACGCCGTTTCTGACCACGCTGCACGGCAGGCTCGATCTGCCCGAGCACCAGCCGGTGTTTGACACCTTCGCTTCCGTTCCCGTGATCTCGATCTCGAACGCGCAGCGGCGCCCGGTGCCGCAAGCCAATTGGGTGCGCACCATTCATCACGGTCTGCCGGAGCAGCTGCTGACGCCGCAAGCCATGAGGCCGAGTTATCTCGCGGTGCTCGGCCGGATCGCGCCGGAAAAGGGCGTCGATCGCGCCATCAAGATTGCGGTGCGCTGCGGCATTCCACTCAAGATCGCCGCCAAGGTCGACCGCGCCGACCAGGATTATTACGACGAGCTCATTCGTCCGCTGATCGAGCAAAATCCGCTGGTCGAATATATCGGCGAGATCGGCGACCCCGAAAAATCCGAATTTTTAAGCGGCGCGATCGGGCTATTAGTCCCGATCGACTGGCCGGAGCCGTTTGGCCTCGTCATGATCGAGGCGATGGCCTGCGGCACGCCCGTGATCGCCTATAACCGCGGCTCGGTTGCCGAGATCATCGACGACGGCCTGACCGGTTTTGTCGTGGAAGATGAAACCAGCGCGGTCGCCGCGGTTGGTCGGCTTTCCGCCCTCAGCCGACAAGCGATCCGGAAGCAGTTCGAGGCGCGTTTCACCGCACGGCGCATGGCGCTCGATTATCTCTCGGCCTATCGCGGCCTGATGGAAGCGGCCAAGCCGCGGATCAAGCTCGTGAGCAGCGCCGAATAG
- a CDS encoding branched-chain amino acid ABC transporter permease — translation MWETVAQAVINGLLIGGIYALVSIGVTLIFGVVKIVNFAQGEFVMIGMYISFFLANQFGIDPLLSLFVSMPVLFVIGVLVQHFLIRRVLGPNDMPQIFLTFALSLLLLNLALMLFSANYRTVHTSYSDEALHLGGLYIPVAKLIAFVVAMLLSGALWVFLHTTDLGKAMRAAAQNRDVAMLMGINPNRVFCVALGIALALAGAAGSLLMPFYSAYPFVGQVFVLMAFVAVVMGTLGNVIGALVASLLMGVAESLGIQYVGADSGLIVVFALLLLTLAFKPTGLGGKAR, via the coding sequence ATGTGGGAGACAGTGGCCCAGGCCGTCATCAACGGCCTGCTCATCGGCGGCATTTACGCGCTCGTCAGTATCGGCGTCACGCTGATCTTCGGCGTGGTCAAGATCGTCAATTTCGCCCAGGGCGAATTCGTGATGATCGGGATGTACATCTCGTTCTTTCTCGCCAACCAGTTCGGCATCGATCCCCTGCTCTCGCTGTTCGTCTCGATGCCGGTGCTGTTCGTGATCGGTGTCCTGGTCCAGCATTTTCTGATCCGAAGGGTGTTGGGGCCAAACGACATGCCGCAGATTTTTCTCACCTTTGCGCTGTCGCTGCTGCTGCTCAATCTCGCGCTGATGCTGTTTTCGGCGAATTACCGCACGGTTCACACCTCCTATTCCGACGAAGCGCTGCATCTTGGCGGGCTCTATATTCCCGTGGCAAAGCTGATCGCCTTTGTCGTGGCGATGTTGTTGAGCGGGGCGCTGTGGGTCTTCCTGCACACCACCGACCTCGGCAAGGCGATGCGCGCCGCGGCCCAAAACCGCGACGTGGCGATGCTGATGGGGATCAACCCCAACCGCGTGTTTTGCGTCGCCCTCGGCATCGCGCTGGCGCTGGCCGGCGCCGCCGGCTCGCTGTTGATGCCGTTTTACTCGGCCTATCCGTTTGTCGGGCAGGTGTTTGTCCTCATGGCCTTTGTCGCCGTTGTCATGGGCACGCTCGGCAATGTGATCGGGGCACTCGTCGCCAGTCTGTTGATGGGGGTCGCGGAGTCCTTGGGGATTCAATATGTCGGCGCCGACTCCGGATTGATCGTGGTGTTTGCGCTGCTGCTGCTGACGCTCGCCTTCAAACCGACCGGCCTTGGGGGCAAAGCGCGATGA
- a CDS encoding ABC transporter ATP-binding protein, whose protein sequence is MLKLTGVSASYGSVPAISDVSIEIGEGEAVGLLGANGAGKSTTLRVTSGLVKMTSGTITFAGTNLASLPPHKIPELGIAHVPEGRQVFPEMTVQENLEIGAYTPKAKAERGRTLELVYSIFPRLADRKKQLAGTMSGGEQQMLAVGRGLMLKPRLLMLDEPSLGLAPVMTDVTFEKIGEIHKMGTAILLVEQNVSRALSLVQRAYVLESGNVIMHGSSTELANNKQVQAAYLGI, encoded by the coding sequence GTGCTCAAACTGACCGGAGTGAGTGCGAGCTACGGCTCGGTGCCCGCGATTTCCGATGTCAGCATCGAGATCGGCGAAGGCGAGGCCGTCGGCCTGCTCGGCGCCAACGGCGCCGGCAAGAGTACGACGCTGCGGGTCACCTCGGGCCTGGTGAAGATGACTTCGGGCACCATCACTTTTGCCGGCACCAATCTCGCGTCGCTGCCGCCACACAAGATTCCGGAGTTGGGCATTGCGCATGTGCCGGAGGGCCGCCAGGTATTTCCCGAGATGACGGTGCAGGAAAATCTCGAGATCGGCGCCTACACGCCGAAAGCCAAGGCCGAACGCGGCCGTACGCTTGAGCTCGTCTACAGCATCTTTCCGCGACTGGCCGACCGCAAAAAACAACTTGCCGGCACCATGAGCGGCGGCGAGCAGCAGATGCTCGCGGTCGGCCGCGGCCTGATGCTCAAACCGCGACTATTGATGCTCGATGAACCGTCGCTTGGATTGGCTCCCGTCATGACCGACGTGACATTCGAAAAAATCGGCGAAATCCATAAAATGGGCACCGCCATTCTGTTGGTCGAACAAAACGTCAGCCGCGCATTGTCGCTGGTGCAGCGCGCCTATGTGCTGGAAAGCGGCAATGTGATCATGCATGGGTCGAGCACCGAGCTTGCCAACAACAAGCAGGTGCAGGCGGCGTATTTGGGGATTTAA